The nucleotide sequence TCAAATCACTTAAGGAGATAGGGATAGAGACAATGAAAATGCCAATGACCATTCCGATCAGCGTCCGTTGGGCTAAATCCACAGAGTTAGGCTTCTTCATAACACACCCCCGTTCCGCCCAAGCCGCAGTAGCCATTAGGATTTTTGGCCAGGTATTGTTGATGATAGGCTTCGGCAAAGTAAAAAGTAGGGGCAGCCAAAATTTCGGTGGTAATTTTGCCTTTGCGAGTGGCATCTAAAGCACGTTGATACTGTTGCAAAGACTGTTCCGCAACCTGGCGTTGGGATTCATTGAAGATATAAATTCCTGAGCGATACTGGGTGCCAACATCATTTCCTTGGCGCATTCCTTGGGTCGGGTTGTGACTTTCCCAAAACACTTTCAGAAGAGTTTGGTAAGAGACTTGGCCTGGATCATAGACCACTTGCACGACTTCATTATGGCCCGTCATCCCCGTACAGACTTCTTGATAGGTGGGATTAGGGGTGACCCCAGCTGCATAGCCGACCGCTGTAACATAAACTCCCGGAATTTGCCAGAATTTGCGCTCTGCGCCCCAAAAGCATCCCAGGCCAAACAGAGCAATCTCCATCTCTGGGGGATAAGGGGGAGCCAGGGGGTTGCCGTTGACATAATGAGTTGCGGGAATCGGGATGGGCTGACTCCGGCCGGGAAAGGCTTCCTCTAGAGTGGGGAGAGTTAATTTCTTACCAAGACCAAACAATGCCATAACCACCTCTAGCTAATTGAAAAGTTTTGAGATTTCCGGGGGACTGTATAGCTTAATTTATTGTAACAGTTGCTTCCAAGCCTGGGGTATAAAGCATGCACGGACAAGAAAAGCATCCTAGCCCGATCAACGTTCTCCCGATACCGCCTGAGCAATCACCCACGTTTAATTCGGCCTTTGAGCTTAAACCAAGCTTCTCGCAACTGCCAAAATTTACTAGTTTTCATGGCAAGAATTTCCCTTTCAGCGATATCTCGGAAAATTTCAACGTGCTTGACAGTGGCCTGGGCATTGACAAGTTCCCAATGCATTTTATCTCTTTCCAAACGTAAATTAGAAATTTGGTCGAGTAGGTCTTGATAATTTTTAGAGTCAAAGGCCTGCTTTGCGTAAAAAAAGAGAGTTGGCATCAGAGCTTCAATATCGGGATGATCACTCAAGTTTTCAAAGGTTGTATCGCATGGCCGGTGTAGTTCCAAGGATTGCCAAAGCCATTCGGAAAAGCCGTCAACACTAAAACAAGACGTAATGTTAGCAGCATTTTGTCGCATGATTCTCTGTATATGAGGTTGACAAATATAGTGAACCGTCTCGATAAACTTACTGTCTTCATACTCACAGACAACACCGACATTAAAACGAGTCACAAAACGAGCCGCTGCACCGCGCTGATTACCTAAGACAATGATTGGCGTATGGGATGTTGCAATGATAAATGGAATTCGACTAGGCAAGCTAAATTGAGAAATTTCGGGTCGATCATCCTGTTGGTCAATAGTTCCCGAAGGAATAACTGCATAGGGGTATTGGCGCATATTCTGAACTAAATCTTGCTCAGTTGGCAAGAATCCAAATAGTTTAATTGCTGACTCATCTAAATTGTTGCTTTGAGATGCGTAAGAAAAGGCTTCTAAACTCGCTTGGCCGTACCAATGAATTTGTTGTTTTGAAGTTTCTAAAGTTGAGTACAGGAGTTGAAACGCCTTCTGACTCCAAATATTACCAATCAAAATACCAACTTTATTTTGAGCTTGACTTGTATTCAGCATCTCAATTGAGCC is from Synechococcus sp. PCC 6312 and encodes:
- the msrA gene encoding peptide-methionine (S)-S-oxide reductase MsrA, giving the protein MALFGLGKKLTLPTLEEAFPGRSQPIPIPATHYVNGNPLAPPYPPEMEIALFGLGCFWGAERKFWQIPGVYVTAVGYAAGVTPNPTYQEVCTGMTGHNEVVQVVYDPGQVSYQTLLKVFWESHNPTQGMRQGNDVGTQYRSGIYIFNESQRQVAEQSLQQYQRALDATRKGKITTEILAAPTFYFAEAYHQQYLAKNPNGYCGLGGTGVCYEEA